The DNA window CTGAAATATCTAAGTTTGGGTCTCCTCCAACATAAAACGCTATAAATGCTTTCTCTCCTTTATTTTTTAACTCTTCAAATTTCTCTGATATTTTCATAATATTTCCCTCAAAAATTTTTTAGATTTCTTTACCTAATGCCTTAGCAACTGTTTGAACATCTTTATCTCCTCTACCAGATAAGTTTATAACCATAATATCATCTTTATCCAATTTATCTGCCAACTTAATAGCATATGCCAATGCATGAGAACTCTCTAATGCTGGTAAAATTCCCTCTAATCTACAAAGTATTTGAAAGGCCTCCAATGCTTCATCATCTGTTACATACACTGGTTTAATTCTATCTTCATCTTTTAAAAATGAAAGTTCTGGACCAACCCCTGGATAATCTAAGCCAGCAGAAATACTATAACTCTCTTCAATCTGACCAAATTCATCTTCCTTAACATAAATCTTAGAGCCATGCAAAACTCCAACATCTCCAGCACATAGTGATGCTCCATGCATTCCTGTCTCAATCCCCTTACCTCCAGCCTCAACAGCATATAACTCAATATCATCATCTAAAAACTCATAAAATGCTCCAATGGCATTACTTCCTCCTCCAACACAGGCAATAATAACATCTGGCAATCTTCCCTCTTTCTTTAATATCTGTTCTTTAATCTCTTTTCCAATAACTCTCTGAAACTCTCTAACCATCATTGGATATGGATGTGGGCCTAAGGCTGAGCCAAGTAAATAATAGGTTGTTCTAACATTTGTAGTCCAAT is part of the Methanocaldococcus sp. genome and encodes:
- the trpB gene encoding tryptophan synthase subunit beta; the encoded protein is MKKYKDIYPDENGKFGIYGGKFVPETLIPAITELEKAFKRFWINNEGNFKEEYYRLLRDYVGRPTPLYYAERFSEELGCKVYLKREDLAHLGAHKINNALGQALLAKKMGKKRVIAETGAGQHGVATAAACAKLGLECVIYMGAKDVERQKLNVFRMELMGAKVIPVFGGSQTLKDAVNEALRDWTTNVRTTYYLLGSALGPHPYPMMVREFQRVIGKEIKEQILKKEGRLPDVIIACVGGGSNAIGAFYEFLDDDIELYAVEAGGKGIETGMHGASLCAGDVGVLHGSKIYVKEDEFGQIEESYSISAGLDYPGVGPELSFLKDEDRIKPVYVTDDEALEAFQILCRLEGILPALESSHALAYAIKLADKLDKDDIMVINLSGRGDKDVQTVAKALGKEI